One Owenweeksia hongkongensis DSM 17368 genomic region harbors:
- a CDS encoding M15 family metallopeptidase has translation MKKYILLFALSLSVFIADAKEPPVYTKAEILGDVDPSSNKGFDKIKSKYTTKSGIYLRDEVYDAFKDMWKDAKKDGVNLVIISAMRNRNYQAGIWNRKWKSYGGDVSDRAERILQYSSMPGTSRHHWGTDFDLNSLENSYFESGEGKNIYDWLSANAHKYGFFQPYTLFDDYRDAGYREEKWHWSYYPTASKFQRAYNHIVKYDDIKGFDGSEYAPTLDVINNYVNGIEMPPYFSEQ, from the coding sequence ATGAAAAAATATATCCTGCTTTTTGCTTTAAGCTTATCCGTTTTTATAGCTGATGCTAAAGAACCACCTGTTTACACCAAAGCTGAAATACTGGGAGATGTAGATCCATCGTCAAACAAGGGCTTTGACAAAATAAAGAGCAAGTACACCACCAAAAGTGGCATTTACTTGCGTGATGAAGTGTACGATGCCTTTAAGGATATGTGGAAGGATGCCAAGAAAGACGGGGTGAACCTTGTAATCATTTCTGCAATGCGTAACCGCAATTACCAGGCTGGTATTTGGAACCGTAAGTGGAAAAGCTATGGTGGAGATGTATCGGATAGAGCTGAACGTATCTTGCAATATAGCAGTATGCCTGGCACCAGCCGCCACCACTGGGGCACCGACTTTGACCTAAACTCGCTGGAAAACAGTTATTTTGAATCTGGCGAAGGAAAAAATATTTACGATTGGCTAAGCGCTAATGCCCATAAGTACGGCTTCTTTCAACCTTATACTTTGTTCGATGACTATCGCGATGCTGGATACAGAGAGGAAAAATGGCATTGGAGCTACTACCCTACTGCTTCAAAATTTCAGCGAGCTTACAACCACATTGTTAAGTATGATGACATAAAGGGTTTTGATGGTAGCGAGTATGCTCCAACCCTGGATGTGATCAATAATTATGTAAATGGTATAGAGATGCCTCCTTACTTTTCGGAGCAATAG
- a CDS encoding sensor histidine kinase: MELVLNSYSISLIVFSLIALFLAGLVYNRIGLVAKWFAACMAVISIWAAGYGISIAQNTIGEMIFWINVEYIGIVLTPTIWFVFVLKFTGRDCKLNKTIFSAFFGFAGLSLLMVWTNPLHHLHYADYQIQHAAGHSWLLSTPGPWYYIHVAYFYTLIASGIYVLIKSIRLSSGVFRQQSLVILIGALVPWAANVSVIFRTGVFGHIDSTPFAFLISAIAIGIGFLQFKLFDVVPMARDKVINVMREGWLVLDPQNRIIDFNPKMAWIMQKESQNLSGLHFGGLEGAKQEEVDYLLDLSHENDVDVEVEIGNELFSFEVTCKTIKENNSNKGRLLIFRNITQYKEDQRKLQQQSEELKELNVTKGRLLSIISHDVRGPLAVLTQILEMSGRGELSEDDLKELLPKLGENLNNITGFLDNLLVWAKSQFEGEMISPKMFDISTEIRKNIGLLSATVEAKNIKVFFDEKEEFLVWADPNMIRLVVRNLLGNAVKFCRPGDEIKFGITRKDEHVEISVSDSGIGISEENLERIFSSETFTTHGTEMEQGTGLGLMLSKDFVTKNEGKIWAESKVGIGSIFYFTIPIAPKSKEASLYHLHNY, from the coding sequence ATGGAACTCGTACTCAATTCTTATTCAATTAGCCTTATCGTTTTTAGCCTGATTGCTCTTTTTCTTGCAGGCTTGGTATACAATAGGATTGGCTTAGTTGCTAAATGGTTTGCTGCCTGCATGGCTGTTATTTCTATTTGGGCGGCAGGATATGGAATTTCAATTGCCCAGAATACAATTGGAGAGATGATTTTTTGGATTAATGTAGAATACATAGGTATTGTACTTACTCCAACTATTTGGTTTGTGTTTGTACTTAAATTCACTGGGCGCGATTGTAAACTTAATAAGACTATTTTTTCTGCCTTTTTCGGCTTTGCAGGTTTGTCTTTATTAATGGTGTGGACCAATCCGCTTCATCACTTACATTATGCTGATTATCAAATTCAGCATGCCGCTGGCCACTCTTGGTTGCTTTCTACACCGGGCCCTTGGTATTATATTCACGTTGCTTATTTCTATACATTAATAGCATCGGGTATTTATGTTTTAATAAAAAGTATAAGATTAAGCTCAGGCGTTTTCAGGCAGCAGTCTCTAGTTATTTTAATTGGTGCATTGGTGCCATGGGCTGCGAATGTTTCGGTAATTTTTCGAACTGGTGTTTTCGGGCATATTGATTCCACTCCTTTTGCCTTTTTGATTTCGGCTATTGCTATTGGAATCGGTTTTTTACAATTCAAGCTTTTTGATGTTGTTCCAATGGCTCGCGATAAGGTAATTAATGTAATGCGCGAAGGGTGGTTGGTACTAGATCCTCAAAATAGAATAATAGACTTTAACCCGAAGATGGCTTGGATTATGCAAAAGGAATCTCAAAACTTATCGGGATTACATTTTGGGGGGCTCGAAGGAGCAAAACAAGAAGAGGTAGATTATTTGCTGGACCTAAGTCATGAGAATGATGTGGATGTGGAAGTTGAAATAGGAAATGAACTTTTCAGCTTTGAAGTGACTTGCAAAACCATCAAAGAAAATAATTCAAATAAAGGTCGGCTTTTAATATTTAGGAATATCACTCAGTATAAGGAGGATCAAAGAAAGTTACAGCAGCAATCTGAAGAACTTAAAGAGCTTAATGTAACAAAGGGACGACTACTTTCCATTATCTCACATGATGTTCGTGGACCATTAGCGGTGCTTACGCAAATTCTTGAAATGAGTGGTAGAGGGGAGTTGAGTGAAGATGACTTAAAAGAGCTATTACCTAAACTAGGGGAAAACTTAAATAATATCACCGGATTTTTAGACAACCTTTTGGTGTGGGCCAAGAGTCAGTTTGAAGGAGAAATGATCAGTCCAAAGATGTTTGATATCTCCACTGAAATCCGCAAAAATATAGGACTATTAAGTGCTACGGTAGAAGCTAAAAACATAAAGGTGTTTTTTGACGAAAAAGAGGAGTTTTTAGTGTGGGCTGATCCCAACATGATAAGATTGGTTGTTAGAAACCTCTTGGGTAATGCTGTGAAATTTTGTCGCCCAGGCGATGAAATCAAGTTTGGAATTACCCGAAAAGATGAGCATGTTGAAATATCAGTCTCTGATTCGGGAATAGGTATTTCAGAAGAAAACCTTGAGCGTATTTTTTCTTCAGAAACCTTTACAACTCATGGTACCGAAATGGAGCAGGGCACGGGGCTAGGGCTTATGCTAAGCAAAGATTTCGTTACCAAGAATGAGGGGAAGATTTGGGCGGAAAGTAAAGTGGGAATAGGAAGTATATTTTATTTTACCATTCCTATTGCTCCGAAAAGTAAGGAGGCATCTCTATACCATTTACATAATTATTGA
- a CDS encoding HD family phosphohydrolase yields the protein MKKLLLYLQNHQTRFAGLVLFAISIALVVYINPREVKFKYEFQKGKPWLYENLVAPFDFPVLKTDEELEKERKSIVESKTMFLRKDDDVAEDALIAFEDEYKIEWNKIEAVAPLGKKGTPKVKDAFRRSVKNTARDLLGEVYQKGVLKPVGDDEGKVGEVLITVKGVSSPARIQDFHSISTATSAIRKAYADSSEAMQDFIIPILLSHLDYNVFYDEKLSGSYLKSQLEGIVPTRGIVQEGELIIFKGNIIDDEKFAKLNSLRKSYEGSYSGQYSFYFILSGQILQIGLLFSVLFVFLTQFRKQIMEDVSKLTFILINVLMVVGLCRVVLDFGVTYIYLVPFTILPITLRSFFDTRLALFVHMMAILLCGLMLPNSFEFVFLQFVAGVFSVVLVNNLYKRSQLFFTAAKIILVYCISYFSMAIIQEGSLQNLEPLHFAFFAGNGFLTLMSFPLIYFQEKIFGFVSDVSLLELSDTNNPLLRRLGQEAPGTFQHSMQVANLAEAAVLKINGNALLVRTGALYHDIGKLTNPMYFIENQSTGLNPHDELSFEESAEIIIKHVRDGIKLAKKNNLPDILIDFIRTHHGTSTVMYFYKQYIKNFPEEEVDLEKFTYPGPKPFSKETAALMMADSVEAASRSLDKPDHDKIDALVENIIDHQVDTGQFENAEITLREIKEIKKIFKKLLMNIYHVRVQYPE from the coding sequence ATGAAAAAGCTACTGCTTTATTTACAGAATCACCAAACCCGCTTTGCTGGGCTTGTGCTATTTGCCATTTCCATAGCGCTTGTGGTGTATATAAATCCACGTGAAGTCAAGTTTAAATACGAGTTTCAAAAGGGGAAACCTTGGCTCTATGAAAACCTTGTGGCGCCTTTTGACTTTCCTGTACTAAAGACAGATGAAGAGTTAGAAAAGGAGCGGAAGTCTATTGTAGAGAGTAAAACCATGTTTCTCCGTAAGGATGATGATGTGGCGGAAGACGCCCTGATTGCTTTTGAAGACGAGTATAAAATAGAGTGGAACAAAATTGAGGCGGTAGCACCTTTGGGAAAAAAAGGTACACCAAAAGTAAAAGATGCTTTTAGGCGAAGCGTAAAAAATACGGCTCGTGACCTGCTCGGTGAAGTGTATCAAAAAGGTGTGCTAAAACCAGTTGGGGATGATGAAGGTAAAGTAGGAGAAGTTTTGATCACCGTAAAAGGTGTGAGTTCACCTGCAAGGATTCAGGACTTTCATTCCATAAGTACAGCAACCTCCGCTATTCGCAAAGCTTACGCGGATAGTTCGGAAGCTATGCAGGATTTTATCATTCCTATTTTGCTAAGCCATTTAGATTACAATGTTTTTTATGATGAAAAGCTAAGTGGTAGTTACCTAAAGTCTCAATTGGAGGGAATTGTCCCTACTCGCGGAATAGTGCAGGAAGGAGAGTTGATAATTTTTAAGGGAAATATTATTGATGACGAAAAGTTTGCCAAGCTAAATTCCTTGCGCAAAAGCTATGAAGGTTCCTACTCCGGCCAGTACAGTTTTTACTTTATTTTAAGTGGACAAATTCTACAAATTGGGTTGCTGTTTTCAGTCCTGTTTGTTTTCCTTACGCAGTTTAGAAAGCAGATTATGGAAGATGTTTCCAAGCTTACTTTTATTCTGATTAATGTATTGATGGTAGTAGGGTTGTGCCGTGTGGTGCTGGATTTTGGCGTAACGTACATTTATTTGGTACCCTTCACTATTCTGCCAATCACCCTTCGTTCGTTTTTTGATACCCGTTTGGCGCTTTTTGTACACATGATGGCCATTTTGCTTTGTGGACTTATGCTACCCAATAGCTTTGAATTTGTGTTCTTGCAGTTTGTGGCGGGGGTATTTTCAGTGGTATTGGTAAACAACCTGTATAAGCGTAGTCAGCTGTTTTTTACAGCTGCTAAAATTATTCTGGTGTATTGTATTTCGTATTTCAGTATGGCTATCATACAAGAGGGATCATTACAAAACCTTGAGCCTTTACACTTTGCTTTTTTTGCAGGAAACGGATTTTTAACACTTATGTCTTTTCCTTTGATTTACTTCCAGGAAAAGATATTTGGTTTTGTATCTGACGTAAGCCTTTTGGAGCTGAGCGATACCAATAATCCGCTATTGAGAAGATTAGGCCAAGAAGCTCCCGGAACTTTTCAGCACTCTATGCAAGTGGCCAATTTGGCGGAAGCAGCAGTGCTTAAAATAAATGGAAACGCTTTATTGGTAAGGACAGGGGCCTTATATCACGATATAGGAAAGCTCACCAACCCAATGTACTTTATAGAAAATCAGAGTACAGGACTTAATCCGCATGATGAATTATCATTTGAAGAAAGTGCTGAGATAATTATTAAGCACGTACGGGACGGAATTAAGTTGGCCAAGAAGAATAATTTACCGGATATTTTAATAGACTTTATTCGTACACATCACGGTACTTCTACTGTAATGTACTTCTACAAGCAATACATTAAGAACTTTCCTGAAGAGGAAGTAGATCTGGAAAAATTCACCTATCCTGGTCCTAAGCCTTTTAGTAAAGAAACAGCTGCACTAATGATGGCAGATTCTGTGGAAGCTGCAAGTAGAAGTCTGGATAAACCCGATCATGATAAAATTGACGCTTTGGTAGAAAATATTATTGACCATCAAGTGGATACCGGACAGTTCGAAAATGCAGAAATCACTCTTCGGGAAATCAAGGAAATAAAGAAAATCTTTAAAAAATTATTGATGAACATTTATCACGTAAGAGTGCAGTATCCTGAGTAA
- a CDS encoding acetyl-CoA C-acyltransferase, whose amino-acid sequence MRDVVIVSAVRTAIGSFGGTLASIPATQLGSAAIKGALDKIGLDPKEVQEVIMGNVLQAGLGQAPARQAALGAGLSVDVPCTTINKVCSSGMKAVMQAAQAIKSGDADVIVAGGMENMSAVPHYMDARNGQKLGDMKLRDGLLLDGLTDVYTRGHMGNCAELCAKDMEFSREEQDAFAIESYKRSAAAWEAGKFNDEVVPVTVPQRRGDAIEFNHDEEYKNVKFEKIPQLRPVFDKEGSVTAANASTLNDGAAALIIMSAEKAEELGLKPLAKITAYADAAQTSEWFTTAPAKAVPIALAKAGLDKDQIDFYELNEAFSVVGLANMKLLGIDASKTNVNGGAVSIGHPLGCSGARILVTLINVLKQNNGKYGAAGICNGGGGASAVVIESV is encoded by the coding sequence ATGAGAGATGTTGTAATTGTATCTGCCGTAAGAACCGCAATCGGAAGCTTTGGTGGAACTTTAGCCTCTATTCCCGCTACTCAATTAGGATCTGCAGCTATTAAAGGTGCATTAGATAAAATAGGGCTAGACCCAAAAGAAGTTCAAGAAGTAATAATGGGTAATGTGCTACAAGCTGGCCTGGGACAAGCTCCTGCTCGTCAGGCTGCTTTAGGTGCTGGATTAAGCGTAGATGTACCTTGTACTACCATCAATAAAGTTTGTTCATCAGGTATGAAAGCCGTGATGCAAGCAGCTCAAGCTATCAAAAGTGGTGATGCTGACGTAATTGTAGCTGGTGGCATGGAAAATATGAGTGCCGTGCCTCACTACATGGATGCCCGTAATGGTCAAAAATTGGGAGACATGAAACTAAGAGATGGTCTTTTACTTGATGGTCTTACCGATGTATACACCAGAGGCCACATGGGTAACTGTGCTGAGCTTTGCGCTAAAGACATGGAATTTAGCCGTGAAGAGCAAGATGCATTTGCCATTGAAAGCTATAAGCGCAGTGCTGCTGCTTGGGAAGCTGGAAAATTTAACGATGAAGTTGTTCCTGTAACCGTTCCTCAGCGTAGAGGTGATGCTATCGAATTTAACCACGATGAGGAATACAAAAACGTAAAGTTTGAGAAAATTCCTCAGCTACGTCCTGTATTTGATAAAGAAGGTAGTGTAACAGCTGCAAACGCTTCTACACTTAATGATGGTGCTGCTGCACTTATCATTATGAGTGCTGAAAAAGCTGAAGAACTTGGACTTAAGCCATTGGCTAAGATCACAGCTTACGCTGATGCTGCTCAAACCTCTGAGTGGTTTACCACTGCTCCGGCTAAGGCTGTGCCTATCGCTTTAGCGAAAGCTGGATTGGATAAAGACCAAATTGATTTTTATGAGTTAAACGAAGCTTTCTCTGTAGTAGGATTGGCTAACATGAAATTACTTGGCATAGACGCTAGCAAGACTAACGTAAATGGCGGAGCTGTTTCTATCGGTCACCCACTAGGTTGCTCTGGAGCTCGTATTTTGGTTACCCTTATTAATGTATTGAAGCAAAACAATGGTAAATACGGTGCTGCCGGAATTTGCAACGGTGGCGGTGGTGCTTCAGCTGTAGTAATCGAATCAGTTTAG
- a CDS encoding C40 family peptidase, translated as MQYGVCTLSAIPMRKESDDTAEMVNQVVFGETFEILEHTKKWSFIKLAHDGYEGWIDSKQLLPISQKFYEQANSQVPFTSQELIEIISEEKTAEFYPIFLGSILPFYSNGTVQIQDKEYRFNGAVAQSQKSREELVEHAYQYMHTPYLWGGRTPFGIDCSGFTQMVYRLCGYSLPRDAYQQATEGDTLSFIEESEPGDLAFFDNEEGRITHVGIILNDNYILHASGKVRLDRLDQTGIFNRETGSHTHKLRVIKKII; from the coding sequence ATGCAATACGGAGTTTGCACCCTTAGTGCTATACCTATGCGCAAAGAATCTGACGACACCGCTGAAATGGTGAATCAGGTTGTGTTTGGAGAAACTTTTGAAATATTGGAGCACACCAAAAAGTGGTCTTTTATAAAATTGGCACATGATGGCTATGAAGGCTGGATAGACAGCAAGCAGCTATTACCCATTAGTCAAAAGTTTTATGAGCAAGCAAACTCTCAAGTCCCTTTCACCTCGCAAGAGTTGATTGAAATAATATCTGAAGAAAAAACGGCAGAATTCTATCCCATCTTTTTGGGGTCGATTCTGCCGTTTTATAGTAATGGAACGGTACAAATTCAGGATAAAGAATACCGTTTTAATGGCGCTGTAGCTCAATCGCAAAAAAGCCGCGAAGAGCTTGTAGAACACGCCTATCAATATATGCATACCCCCTACCTATGGGGTGGCCGTACACCTTTCGGCATAGATTGTTCGGGGTTTACCCAAATGGTATATCGCTTATGTGGGTATAGCCTGCCACGTGATGCTTACCAACAAGCAACCGAAGGTGATACCCTTAGCTTTATAGAAGAAAGTGAGCCGGGTGATTTAGCTTTTTTTGATAATGAAGAAGGACGAATAACGCACGTAGGTATTATTCTTAATGATAATTACATCCTTCACGCCAGTGGCAAAGTTCGCCTGGATAGACTGGACCAAACCGGAATCTTTAACCGCGAAACTGGGAGTCATACGCATAAGCTTAGAGTGATTAAAAAGATTATCTAG
- a CDS encoding LexA family protein, giving the protein MKVTEILPIEDTDSIEIPYFEVGVAAGEPTYVSQSFETTINVSRELIKNRKATFCVRVVGQSMIDAGIDDGDLLIVDKSLPPNNNNIVLAVIDGDYTVKRLYKRGEDLYLQPENKNYDPIKITQFMDFRIWGVVTGLIKKLL; this is encoded by the coding sequence ATGAAAGTTACAGAGATACTCCCTATTGAAGATACTGATAGCATTGAAATCCCCTATTTTGAAGTAGGCGTTGCGGCCGGAGAGCCTACTTATGTTTCCCAATCTTTTGAAACTACTATAAACGTAAGCCGTGAACTTATCAAAAATAGAAAGGCAACATTTTGTGTTCGCGTGGTAGGTCAATCTATGATTGATGCGGGCATTGATGATGGCGACCTGTTAATAGTAGACAAATCGCTACCGCCAAATAACAATAATATTGTGCTGGCTGTAATTGATGGTGATTATACCGTAAAGCGCCTCTACAAGCGTGGTGAAGATCTTTACCTACAGCCCGAAAACAAAAACTACGACCCTATCAAAATTACCCAATTCATGGACTTCCGCATTTGGGGCGTTGTTACAGGGCTTATCAAAAAGTTGCTGTAA
- a CDS encoding WG repeat-containing protein — translation MTKAILLISLVGLTSCKNSSNKKAESKNYNIEIEVSSQKSDLLSELQIESFDSVKSNSTSFEWFIQPKYYILDNFYEGLAAFKDNNGYGFINENEEVVITPQYTLTFGFTDGLACVKKGGKYGYIDKNGYEKIPFQFDSGSDFSDEYARVSLNGKYGFINKRGEIVIEPKYDFALRFDEGLALVEKGSKSFFINDKGEEVINLGIQSGMNFSDGLASFETNGKYGFIDNLGKVKINPIYEDSGMFMEGLARVKKNGKWGYINNKGDVVIDFTFDDTPGFKEGFAAVKMGDRWGFIDKKGEPVIPIKHEKVRYYFSEGLVGVRRNGNWGFMNTTNELSIDFQFSDCGSFKNDFVTVRSNENNNWGMIKIKK, via the coding sequence ATGACGAAAGCTATATTACTCATTTCCTTAGTGGGACTAACTTCCTGCAAAAACTCTTCTAATAAAAAAGCGGAGAGCAAGAACTACAATATTGAGATTGAAGTTTCTTCTCAAAAATCAGACTTACTCTCAGAGTTACAAATTGAATCTTTTGATTCGGTAAAAAGCAACTCCACTTCATTCGAGTGGTTTATTCAGCCAAAATACTATATCCTTGATAACTTCTATGAAGGTTTGGCTGCCTTTAAAGATAACAACGGATATGGGTTTATAAATGAAAATGAAGAGGTAGTGATAACTCCGCAATACACACTGACCTTTGGGTTTACAGACGGATTGGCCTGTGTTAAGAAAGGAGGTAAATATGGCTATATAGACAAAAATGGGTATGAAAAAATTCCCTTCCAGTTTGATTCAGGAAGCGATTTCTCAGATGAATATGCAAGAGTTAGTCTGAACGGGAAGTATGGGTTTATCAATAAGAGAGGCGAAATTGTTATTGAACCGAAGTATGACTTTGCCCTCAGATTTGACGAAGGTTTGGCGCTAGTAGAGAAGGGATCAAAGAGCTTCTTTATTAATGATAAGGGCGAAGAGGTTATTAACCTTGGAATTCAGTCTGGTATGAACTTTTCTGATGGACTTGCCTCTTTCGAAACCAATGGAAAATATGGCTTTATAGACAACTTAGGTAAAGTGAAAATAAATCCTATTTATGAGGATTCAGGAATGTTCATGGAAGGTTTGGCAAGAGTGAAGAAAAACGGCAAATGGGGTTATATTAATAACAAGGGGGACGTAGTAATTGACTTTACATTTGACGATACACCTGGATTCAAAGAAGGATTTGCTGCAGTTAAAATGGGAGACAGATGGGGGTTTATTGATAAAAAGGGAGAACCGGTAATTCCAATTAAACATGAGAAAGTTCGTTACTACTTTTCTGAAGGCTTGGTTGGAGTTAGAAGAAATGGAAACTGGGGCTTTATGAATACAACTAATGAATTATCTATTGATTTCCAGTTTTCTGATTGTGGTTCATTTAAGAATGATTTCGTTACTGTGAGAAGCAATGAAAACAACAACTGGGGAATGATTAAAATCAAAAAATAA
- a CDS encoding DUF2200 domain-containing protein — MNTTPKHDEQMAKLTFASVYPHYVTKIEKKGRTKDELHQVIEWLTGFDENKLQELINDKVTFKTFFEKATLNSNAHLIKGVICGYRIEDIQTPLTQQVRYLDKVVDELAKGKKMEKILRSE, encoded by the coding sequence ATGAACACAACACCTAAACATGACGAACAAATGGCAAAATTGACATTTGCTTCGGTTTACCCTCACTACGTAACGAAAATTGAGAAAAAAGGCAGAACCAAAGATGAACTGCATCAAGTAATTGAATGGTTGACAGGATTTGATGAAAACAAACTTCAAGAACTAATCAATGACAAAGTTACCTTTAAAACCTTCTTTGAGAAAGCAACGCTAAACTCAAATGCCCACCTTATAAAAGGTGTGATTTGCGGGTATCGAATAGAAGACATCCAAACTCCTTTGACACAACAAGTAAGGTACCTGGATAAGGTGGTGGATGAATTGGCAAAAGGCAAAAAGATGGAAAAAATTTTACGAAGCGAGTAG
- a CDS encoding DEAD/DEAH box helicase, whose translation MSFTSLGLSSYLAKALTAQNYTKPYPIQEAAIPAILKGKDILGIAQTGSGKTASYVLPTLIKLEGKTATKNRHINVLVLVPTRELAIQVEEVFRVFGSALPFTFKSFAVFGGVSINPQMIGLQNVNVLVATPGRLLELAESNALHLSSVSTLILDEADKMLNLGFKAEMDRIFALLPKKRQNLLFSATLSPDVKNVERVLLNDPLVINIAPKEENLDLINQVGYFVNEEKKGPLLRYLIKKGDMQQVLVFTSSTARADAVADKLHHNGIPARAIHSKKSQGNRKASLEQFKASKLRVLVATDLLSRGIDIEFLPYVINYELPRSPKDFVHRIGRTGRAENPGQAVTLITPDDKHHFKVIQKKMKKAVTMIDSENLEDFK comes from the coding sequence ATGTCTTTCACTTCTTTGGGTTTGTCATCCTATTTGGCAAAAGCACTAACAGCTCAAAATTACACAAAACCCTACCCTATTCAGGAAGCAGCAATTCCTGCTATCCTAAAAGGAAAAGACATTTTGGGTATTGCTCAAACCGGTTCGGGAAAAACAGCTAGTTATGTGCTCCCAACCCTTATAAAGCTTGAAGGAAAAACGGCTACTAAAAACCGCCACATCAATGTTTTGGTATTGGTTCCTACCCGTGAATTAGCCATACAAGTAGAAGAAGTTTTCCGCGTATTTGGCAGTGCTCTCCCCTTTACTTTCAAGTCCTTTGCTGTGTTTGGTGGAGTTTCCATCAATCCGCAGATGATTGGTTTACAAAATGTAAATGTGCTCGTGGCCACGCCCGGCCGCCTGTTGGAATTAGCTGAATCCAATGCTCTTCATCTTTCTTCGGTAAGCACGCTTATTTTGGATGAAGCAGACAAAATGCTCAACCTTGGCTTTAAAGCCGAAATGGACCGCATTTTTGCTCTTTTGCCTAAAAAACGTCAAAACCTACTTTTTTCGGCCACTCTTAGCCCTGATGTGAAAAATGTAGAACGTGTGTTGCTAAATGATCCTTTGGTGATAAACATTGCCCCAAAAGAGGAAAACTTAGACCTTATCAACCAAGTTGGGTACTTTGTAAATGAAGAAAAAAAGGGACCGCTACTCCGCTATTTGATCAAGAAAGGTGACATGCAGCAGGTATTGGTTTTCACCTCATCAACCGCACGTGCTGATGCTGTGGCTGATAAATTGCATCACAATGGAATTCCGGCACGAGCCATTCATAGCAAGAAAAGTCAGGGAAATAGAAAGGCTTCACTGGAACAATTTAAAGCCAGCAAACTAAGAGTATTGGTTGCCACAGATTTACTTTCCAGAGGTATTGACATTGAATTTTTGCCCTATGTGATAAATTATGAATTGCCCCGCTCACCCAAGGATTTTGTGCATCGAATTGGCCGAACTGGTCGTGCCGAAAACCCGGGACAGGCCGTCACTTTAATTACCCCTGACGACAAGCATCACTTTAAAGTAATTCAAAAGAAAATGAAGAAAGCGGTGACCATGATTGACTCAGAGAACCTAGAGGATTTTAAATAA
- a CDS encoding DUF1304 domain-containing protein, which produces MEILSKIIIGLIAFIHIYILWFEMFAWTSRGPKVFRSFPKDLFEPTKAMAANQGLYNGFLAAGLIWSFFIGDPEWQNNVALFFLTCVTIAGIYGTLTADKKIFFVQALPAILGIILIQLK; this is translated from the coding sequence ATGGAAATACTTAGCAAAATCATAATTGGCCTTATCGCTTTTATTCACATTTATATACTGTGGTTCGAAATGTTTGCCTGGACTTCACGCGGGCCAAAGGTTTTTAGGAGCTTCCCAAAAGACTTATTTGAACCAACCAAAGCAATGGCAGCCAATCAAGGTTTGTACAATGGCTTTTTGGCGGCCGGGCTTATTTGGAGTTTTTTCATCGGTGATCCTGAATGGCAAAATAACGTTGCTTTGTTTTTCTTGACTTGTGTAACTATTGCTGGTATTTATGGTACGCTTACCGCAGACAAGAAAATATTCTTTGTTCAAGCTTTGCCAGCCATCCTCGGCATTATTCTTATTCAATTGAAATAA